The proteins below are encoded in one region of Sphingobium yanoikuyae:
- a CDS encoding peptidoglycan D,D-transpeptidase FtsI family protein, translated as MATIIVQPGGARAGRQRVNLTAIAHNRLMLLLILFMMITAVLILRLTWVGIFASGNGNGDGLSGFTPARADIVDRNGVPLARTMDAYSIAVRPSKLIGDPDELARKLHEIFPDESETVFAKKLTGRGWAYLRRRALPEEVAAVNALGEIGIEFPREKERLYPQRTLAAHILGFAPNAEGKGGMGVEAAFNDRMIDPAQRSRPFAMSIDSRVQGALESELYAQLVQTRAKGAGGIILDVNTGEVIAMASIPVFDPNKLQNYAGKRCSESPLCNHMVQARYELGSAFKPLSIAAAMDAGVVTSMSKRYDATAPLAVGGFRIKDDHSLGRWINVPEILVHSSNIGTARIADEMGAAPLQKLFRSLDFDQRAPIEFNERAGGLWPTNWGRITSMTTSYGHGIAVTPLHLAAAYAALVNGGIWRPATIRKLKADEVPEGRRVFSAATSARMRQLLRMIVSAGTGRSADAKGFRVGGKTGSAEKPQEGRYNKTSLVTTFASAFPMDNPRYVVLVTMDEATGQYGLRTAAWTAAPVVKRVVERTGPMLGVMPDERRDVDISDLMPLLHGDKETE; from the coding sequence ATGGCCACGATCATCGTCCAGCCGGGCGGCGCCCGTGCCGGGCGGCAGCGGGTCAACCTGACGGCGATCGCGCATAATCGCCTGATGTTGCTGTTGATCCTGTTCATGATGATCACGGCCGTGCTGATCCTGCGACTGACCTGGGTCGGCATTTTCGCGAGCGGCAACGGCAATGGCGATGGATTGTCGGGCTTCACCCCGGCGCGCGCGGACATTGTGGACCGCAATGGCGTGCCGCTGGCGCGGACCATGGACGCCTATTCGATCGCGGTGCGCCCGTCCAAGCTGATCGGCGATCCCGACGAACTGGCGCGCAAGCTGCACGAAATCTTCCCGGACGAATCCGAGACAGTCTTCGCCAAGAAGCTGACCGGGCGCGGCTGGGCCTATCTGCGCCGGCGCGCGCTGCCCGAGGAAGTGGCCGCGGTGAACGCGCTGGGCGAGATCGGCATCGAATTTCCGCGCGAGAAGGAGCGCCTCTATCCCCAGCGCACGCTGGCCGCGCATATTCTCGGCTTTGCCCCCAATGCTGAGGGCAAGGGCGGCATGGGCGTGGAGGCCGCGTTCAACGATCGGATGATCGATCCGGCGCAGCGTAGCCGGCCCTTCGCCATGTCGATCGACAGCCGGGTGCAGGGCGCGCTGGAAAGCGAGCTTTATGCCCAGCTGGTCCAGACGCGGGCCAAGGGTGCCGGCGGCATCATCCTGGACGTCAATACCGGCGAAGTGATCGCCATGGCATCGATCCCGGTGTTCGATCCCAACAAGCTGCAAAATTATGCCGGCAAGCGCTGTTCCGAATCGCCGCTCTGCAACCATATGGTCCAGGCCCGCTATGAGCTGGGTTCGGCGTTCAAGCCGCTGTCGATCGCGGCGGCCATGGATGCGGGCGTCGTGACCTCGATGAGCAAGCGCTATGACGCGACCGCGCCGCTGGCCGTTGGCGGCTTCCGCATCAAGGACGACCATTCGCTCGGCCGCTGGATCAACGTGCCGGAAATCCTGGTCCACAGCTCCAACATCGGCACCGCCCGGATCGCCGACGAAATGGGCGCCGCGCCGCTGCAGAAGCTGTTCCGCAGTCTGGATTTCGACCAGCGTGCGCCGATCGAGTTCAATGAGCGTGCCGGTGGCCTGTGGCCGACCAATTGGGGCCGGATCACCAGCATGACCACCTCCTACGGCCATGGCATCGCGGTGACGCCGCTGCATCTGGCGGCGGCCTATGCCGCACTGGTCAATGGCGGCATCTGGCGCCCGGCGACGATCCGCAAGCTCAAGGCCGATGAAGTGCCCGAGGGGCGCCGCGTCTTTTCCGCCGCGACCAGCGCGCGCATGCGCCAGCTGTTGCGGATGATCGTGTCGGCGGGTACAGGGCGTAGCGCCGACGCCAAGGGATTCCGGGTGGGCGGCAAGACGGGTTCCGCTGAAAAGCCCCAGGAAGGGCGCTACAACAAGACTTCGCTGGTGACGACTTTCGCTTCCGCCTTCCCGATGGACAATCCCCGCTATGTGGTTCTCGTTACGATGGACGAGGCGACGGGCCAATATGGCCTGCGCACCGCTGCATGGACGGCGGCGCCGGTGGTGAAGCGGGTGGTGGAGCGCACCGGGCCGATGCTTGGGGTGATGCCGGACGAGCGGCGGGACGTGGATATTTCGGATTTGATGCCGCTGTTGCACGGCGACAAGGAGACAGAGTGA
- a CDS encoding UDP-N-acetylmuramoyl-L-alanyl-D-glutamate--2,6-diaminopimelate ligase, with protein MRLGSLIEELGVEVGGNTGLDTSVTGFAIDNRKVAPGTIFGAFQGLRVNGEDFIADAVKAGAVAIVARPEAKVEGAVHIADANPRRLFAQLAARYFAPFPDVTVAVTGTNGKTSTVELARQLWRMLGHKSASIGTLGVTTSVDQVSTGLTTPDIVTFLANMSGLKREGITHAAFEASSHGLDQYRTEGLPVAAGAFTNLSRDHLDYHGDMDSYFDAKMRLFDEVVGDGGAAVIWADDEWSDKAIQRATKRGLRVLSVGVQGQALRLANRTPTQLGQTLEIEADGKLYKVNLPLIGAYQAANALTAAGLVIATGGDTAKVLELLGRVQPVRGRLERAVISKAGAPVYVDYAHTPDGLRAAIEALRPHTRGKLIALFGAGGDRDAGKRPLMGKVAAELADHVIVTDDNPRSEEPSAIRAAVMAGAPGAEEIGGRRAAIAAAIGQAGGDDIVLLAGKGHEQGQIIGDRVLPFDDVTVARECAG; from the coding sequence ATGCGCCTCGGGTCGCTAATCGAGGAGCTGGGCGTCGAGGTCGGTGGCAACACCGGCCTCGACACGTCCGTGACGGGTTTTGCCATCGACAATCGCAAGGTCGCGCCGGGCACCATCTTCGGTGCCTTTCAGGGCCTGCGCGTCAATGGTGAGGATTTTATTGCCGATGCGGTGAAGGCGGGCGCGGTCGCGATCGTCGCCCGGCCGGAGGCGAAGGTCGAGGGCGCGGTGCATATCGCCGACGCCAATCCCCGCCGCCTGTTCGCGCAACTGGCCGCGCGCTATTTCGCGCCTTTCCCTGATGTGACCGTCGCCGTCACCGGCACCAATGGCAAGACCAGCACGGTCGAGCTGGCGCGCCAGCTGTGGCGCATGCTGGGCCACAAGTCGGCCTCGATCGGGACGCTGGGCGTCACCACCTCGGTCGATCAGGTGTCGACCGGCCTCACCACGCCGGACATCGTCACCTTCCTCGCCAACATGTCGGGCCTCAAGCGCGAGGGCATCACCCATGCCGCGTTCGAGGCGTCGAGCCATGGCCTTGACCAGTATCGCACCGAGGGGCTGCCGGTTGCGGCCGGCGCCTTCACCAACCTGTCGCGCGATCATCTCGATTATCATGGCGACATGGACAGCTATTTCGACGCCAAGATGCGCCTGTTCGACGAAGTCGTGGGCGATGGCGGCGCGGCCGTTATCTGGGCCGACGATGAATGGTCGGACAAGGCGATCCAGCGGGCTACGAAGCGGGGGCTTCGTGTGCTGAGCGTCGGGGTGCAGGGGCAGGCATTGCGTCTTGCCAACCGCACCCCGACCCAGTTGGGCCAAACGCTGGAGATCGAAGCCGATGGCAAGCTCTACAAGGTCAATCTGCCGCTGATCGGCGCCTATCAGGCGGCCAATGCGCTGACGGCGGCCGGTCTGGTCATCGCGACCGGCGGCGATACCGCCAAGGTGCTGGAATTGCTGGGTCGGGTCCAGCCGGTGCGCGGCCGCCTGGAACGCGCGGTCATCAGCAAGGCGGGCGCGCCCGTCTATGTCGACTATGCCCATACGCCCGACGGCCTGCGCGCCGCGATCGAGGCGCTGCGTCCCCATACACGGGGCAAGCTGATCGCGCTGTTCGGCGCGGGCGGTGATCGCGATGCCGGCAAGCGCCCGCTGATGGGCAAGGTCGCCGCCGAACTGGCCGACCATGTCATCGTCACCGACGACAATCCCCGTTCGGAAGAACCCTCCGCGATCCGTGCCGCCGTGATGGCGGGCGCGCCGGGGGCGGAGGAAATTGGCGGCCGCCGCGCGGCGATCGCCGCCGCCATCGGCCAGGCGGGGGGCGATGACATCGTCCTGCTCGCCGGCAAGGGGCATGAGCAGGGCCAGATCATCGGCGACCGGGTGCTACCCTTTGACGATGTCACCGTGGCACGGGAGTGCGCGGGTTGA